The proteins below are encoded in one region of Anaerosporomusa subterranea:
- a CDS encoding PAS domain S-box protein: MQIGKWGRGDRSRKSFSIASPNPQDFCDNLKDKQFRQLFESMNEGFVLYEMIVNSQGKVVDARILSTNPAYERQFGWRREQVIGKRLSELSPIVNSAWLEKYEQIVKTGQPLTIEEYSPLADRWLLANAYTPGPGMVAVVFTNITEHKRMQEELARAREDRFKKCFDNSPDCFAILRAERSAAGQIIDFVHEYINTAGCLETGVSEKDYSGRRLLDLYTGFGTASLFEQYCQVVETGEPLKIDAISYSGMGIASLDGVCGANVIKLDDGIAVTWRNITDKIRLEEELRRRERQYRTLIENIPMVICRYDRDFRHIYVSPAVETDFGVNAEQVMDKTWQEIGINQTLYRSWQREFEKVLRTGQAVAGDVELPDAQGATGYYHVQVLPETDEQGRIETLLTIAQDITKRKQAEEALRQSEERFHKAFHGNGAMMCIVRTANDQIVEVNQRLLDVIGYTRDELVGHTFQKLNLWAEDHKRAESLLGEIRVKGNLQSFEFCLRTKSGKIVTLLASTSLLTLHDELCRIYTAQDITKERRLEAEMQRLDRLNLVGEMAASIGHEVRNPMTTVRGYLQMFQRRAELAKYGEQLTTMIEELDRANAIISEFLSLAKNKAIDRKRGNLNTIIRSLFPLIEADALRMGHEAAVRTGDIPDNEFDPQQVRQLILNLTRNGLEAMQGGGRLTIRTYLSSQAIVLEVQDTGSGIPDEILQQLGTPFVTTKETGTGLGLPVCFRIAERHGAKMGIQSSSQGTTVCVAFSDVLDIDETKRERH; this comes from the coding sequence ATGCAAATCGGGAAATGGGGTCGGGGAGATCGCTCGAGGAAATCGTTTTCGATAGCTTCTCCTAACCCGCAGGACTTCTGTGACAATCTGAAGGATAAACAATTTCGACAACTTTTCGAATCGATGAATGAAGGCTTCGTGCTGTACGAAATGATTGTTAACAGTCAAGGTAAGGTCGTCGATGCCCGCATTCTAAGCACCAATCCGGCCTATGAACGGCAGTTCGGCTGGAGGCGTGAGCAAGTTATTGGCAAGCGCCTCTCTGAGCTAAGCCCTATTGTGAATTCCGCTTGGCTTGAGAAGTATGAGCAGATTGTCAAAACCGGTCAGCCCTTGACTATTGAGGAATACTCGCCGCTTGCAGACCGATGGTTATTGGCAAACGCTTATACACCCGGCCCCGGCATGGTAGCTGTCGTCTTTACCAATATCACCGAGCATAAGCGGATGCAAGAAGAGCTTGCCCGGGCGAGGGAAGATCGCTTCAAAAAATGCTTTGATAATTCACCAGACTGTTTTGCTATTCTGCGGGCTGAACGCAGTGCTGCAGGACAGATCATCGATTTTGTCCATGAATATATCAATACGGCGGGTTGCTTGGAAACCGGTGTCAGCGAGAAAGACTATAGCGGACGCAGGCTGCTGGATTTATACACGGGGTTTGGAACAGCTTCGCTGTTCGAACAATACTGTCAGGTGGTCGAGACAGGAGAGCCTCTGAAGATAGACGCGATTAGTTACTCCGGAATGGGAATAGCCTCACTTGATGGGGTATGCGGCGCCAACGTAATCAAACTGGATGACGGGATCGCGGTTACCTGGCGGAATATAACCGATAAGATACGCCTGGAAGAAGAACTGAGACGGCGCGAACGGCAGTATCGGACCTTGATCGAGAATATTCCGATGGTGATTTGCCGCTATGACAGGGACTTTCGCCATATCTATGTCAGCCCAGCAGTGGAAACGGATTTTGGGGTCAACGCTGAACAGGTCATGGATAAGACATGGCAGGAAATTGGCATCAACCAGACCTTATATCGATCCTGGCAACGCGAATTCGAGAAGGTTTTGCGGACTGGCCAGGCTGTAGCAGGCGATGTGGAATTACCTGATGCGCAAGGTGCAACTGGCTATTATCATGTTCAAGTTCTGCCGGAAACAGATGAACAGGGGCGGATTGAAACGCTGTTGACGATTGCCCAGGATATCACTAAGCGCAAGCAGGCTGAGGAAGCTTTGCGCCAGTCGGAGGAACGCTTCCATAAGGCATTCCACGGCAATGGGGCTATGATGTGTATTGTCAGGACAGCTAATGATCAGATTGTCGAGGTGAACCAGCGGCTTTTGGATGTTATCGGGTACACACGCGACGAGTTGGTAGGACACACATTTCAGAAACTCAATTTGTGGGCCGAAGATCACAAGAGAGCAGAGTCTTTGCTAGGAGAGATACGAGTGAAAGGGAACCTTCAAAGCTTCGAATTCTGTTTGAGAACGAAATCCGGAAAGATCGTTACCCTACTAGCATCGACTTCATTACTTACTCTCCATGATGAACTATGCCGGATATATACAGCTCAAGATATAACCAAAGAAAGGAGACTAGAGGCGGAGATGCAACGACTGGACCGCCTCAATCTGGTCGGCGAGATGGCTGCCAGCATCGGCCATGAGGTTCGCAACCCGATGACTACGGTACGTGGCTATCTGCAGATGTTTCAAAGACGGGCAGAACTCGCCAAATATGGGGAACAGTTGACGACAATGATCGAAGAACTCGATCGGGCCAATGCGATCATCAGTGAATTTCTGTCGCTCGCCAAGAATAAGGCGATTGATCGGAAACGCGGCAATTTAAACACCATTATCCGCTCACTGTTCCCGCTGATTGAAGCTGATGCGTTACGTATGGGTCATGAAGCTGCAGTCAGGACCGGAGATATTCCGGATAATGAGTTCGATCCCCAACAAGTGCGACAGTTGATCTTAAATCTGACGCGCAATGGGTTGGAAGCGATGCAAGGCGGCGGCCGGCTCACCATCAGGACTTATCTTAGCAGCCAAGCCATCGTTCTCGAGGTGCAAGACACCGGATCGGGCATACCTGACGAGATCTTGCAGCAGTTGGGGACGCCTTTTGTAACTACAAAGGAGACTGGCACAGGATTGGGCTTGCCGGTTTGTTTTCGCATCGCGGAGAGACACGGTGCGAAGATGGGGATACAGAGTTCGTCGCAAGGGACAACCGTTTGTGTTGCTTTTAGCGACGTGTTGGACATAGACGAAACGAAGCGCGAACGCCACTAA
- a CDS encoding NAD(P)/FAD-dependent oxidoreductase, whose amino-acid sequence MRQADIIIVGAGPAGLSAAVEAGRLGAQVVVVDENAKPGGQLFKQIHKFFGSREHLAGIRGFDIGQELLAQAQPCAQIKLNSTVYAIYPDKQVALIADGVHQETIRAKKVILAAGASENVLAFPGSTLPGVMSAGAVQTMMNVYQVLPAEEILMIGSGNVGLIVSYQIVQAGGKVNALLEAAPRIGGYGVHAAKISRAGIPILTRHTVQKVLGEEHVEGAIVVQLDDNVQPVPGSERMIACGAIAIAVGLTPLTELAHLAGCQLTFISRLGGMLPVHDDNMETTVPGIYAAGDLTGVEEASSAMEEGRLAGIAAAEALGYIDAGAAAKRKAQVWERLHMLRSGDFGSYRRQMKEEVIEKGRIFHAI is encoded by the coding sequence GTGCGCCAAGCAGATATTATCATAGTCGGCGCAGGTCCGGCGGGACTCTCGGCGGCAGTCGAAGCAGGCCGTCTGGGCGCTCAGGTCGTAGTGGTCGATGAAAATGCCAAGCCAGGCGGACAGTTGTTTAAGCAGATTCACAAATTTTTTGGTTCACGCGAACACTTAGCCGGCATTCGCGGTTTTGATATTGGTCAGGAACTCTTGGCTCAGGCTCAGCCTTGTGCCCAGATAAAGCTTAATTCTACGGTATATGCAATTTATCCGGATAAGCAGGTTGCCCTGATTGCCGATGGAGTGCATCAGGAGACAATCCGGGCCAAAAAGGTTATTTTAGCGGCGGGCGCTTCCGAAAACGTTCTGGCATTTCCTGGATCCACCCTGCCTGGGGTAATGAGTGCCGGCGCTGTGCAGACCATGATGAATGTGTATCAAGTGCTTCCGGCAGAAGAAATTCTGATGATCGGCAGCGGCAACGTCGGCCTGATCGTCAGTTATCAGATAGTGCAGGCAGGCGGCAAAGTGAATGCTCTGCTTGAGGCCGCACCGCGGATCGGCGGCTACGGTGTTCATGCCGCCAAAATTAGTCGGGCAGGTATTCCCATTCTAACTCGTCACACGGTTCAAAAGGTGCTAGGCGAAGAGCACGTTGAAGGAGCCATTGTTGTCCAACTAGATGATAATGTGCAGCCGGTTCCTGGCTCGGAGCGTATGATCGCATGCGGGGCAATCGCGATCGCCGTTGGCCTGACTCCCTTAACAGAACTTGCCCATTTGGCTGGCTGTCAACTAACCTTCATTTCCCGGCTGGGCGGAATGCTACCAGTGCATGATGACAACATGGAAACAACCGTGCCAGGCATATACGCGGCAGGCGATTTAACGGGAGTGGAAGAAGCCAGTAGCGCTATGGAGGAAGGCCGACTCGCCGGCATCGCTGCAGCCGAGGCGCTTGGCTATATTGATGCCGGCGCAGCGGCAAAGCGTAAGGCCCAGGTATGGGAACGGCTGCATATGCTGCGCAGCGGTGACTTTGGCAGCTACCGGCGGCAAATGAAAGAAGAGGTCATCGAGAAGGGGAGGATTTTCCATGCAATCTAG
- the ftsH gene encoding ATP-dependent zinc metalloprotease FtsH has product MEEQKAPKKPLIYYYVVTMLILMVLNALGLPGLLQQKPTEVDYGTFLTQISSGVVKSVEIHDTQIVFVVKDESGKDSAFLTGRMNDPELVNRLHNAGVQFHQVIPRENSPLLNFLLTWILPIIFFVGIGQLFARQMQKRMGGGINAMTFGKSNAKIYVKAQTGKTFVDVAGQDEAKEALNEIVDFLHNPDKYAEIGANLPKGALLVGPPGTGKTLLAQAVAGEAQVPFFSISGSDFVEMFVGMGAAKVRDLFKQANEKAPCIVFIDEIDTIGKKRGNGGIGGNDEREQTLNQLLTEMDGFDGKKGVVILAATNRPESLDKALLRPGRFDRRIPVELPDLAGREAILKVHAQKIKMNQDINFNAIARATAGASGAELANIINEGALRAVKCGRTLVSQNDLEESVEVVIAGYQRKGAVIAPKEKEIIAYHEIGHALVAAKQSDSAPVHKITIIPRTSGALGYTMQVEESEHVLMSKEQAFNKIVTFTGGRTAEELIFNTFTSGAANDIEQVTKIARAMVTRFGMSKKFDMMALETVNNQYLGGDASLACSSETATKIDEEVLAIIKQAHEKAAEILKDNIDKLHELARYLLEKETITGEEFMEILAGEQNPQSALNK; this is encoded by the coding sequence ATGGAAGAACAAAAGGCACCGAAAAAGCCGTTGATTTATTATTATGTTGTAACTATGCTAATTCTCATGGTTCTAAATGCTTTAGGCTTACCGGGATTGCTACAACAAAAGCCTACCGAGGTAGATTACGGTACTTTTCTCACGCAAATTAGCAGCGGAGTTGTCAAATCGGTAGAAATCCATGATACGCAGATCGTATTTGTCGTAAAAGACGAATCTGGCAAAGACAGCGCGTTTCTAACAGGCCGGATGAACGACCCTGAGTTGGTCAACCGTCTGCACAATGCGGGCGTCCAATTCCATCAAGTTATTCCCAGAGAAAATTCACCCTTACTAAACTTTCTCTTAACCTGGATACTACCGATTATCTTCTTTGTTGGCATTGGACAACTCTTTGCCCGTCAAATGCAAAAGCGCATGGGTGGCGGTATCAATGCCATGACCTTTGGCAAGAGCAATGCGAAAATCTATGTGAAAGCGCAGACTGGCAAGACGTTTGTTGACGTAGCTGGCCAGGATGAAGCAAAAGAAGCGTTGAATGAGATTGTCGATTTTCTGCACAATCCTGACAAATATGCTGAAATTGGCGCAAATCTACCAAAAGGGGCGCTGTTGGTCGGCCCTCCCGGCACAGGTAAAACTCTGCTGGCACAGGCGGTTGCAGGCGAAGCCCAGGTCCCGTTCTTCTCGATATCTGGCTCGGATTTTGTGGAAATGTTTGTCGGCATGGGTGCTGCCAAGGTGCGTGACCTGTTTAAACAAGCCAATGAAAAAGCGCCGTGCATTGTCTTCATCGATGAAATTGACACGATTGGCAAAAAACGTGGCAACGGCGGCATTGGTGGCAATGACGAACGCGAACAGACCTTGAATCAACTATTGACTGAGATGGACGGCTTTGACGGTAAAAAGGGCGTTGTCATCCTCGCTGCTACCAATCGACCGGAAAGCTTGGATAAAGCGTTGCTCCGCCCCGGCCGGTTTGACCGCCGGATTCCGGTGGAACTGCCGGATCTCGCTGGCCGTGAAGCGATTTTGAAGGTACATGCCCAGAAGATTAAGATGAACCAAGATATTAATTTTAACGCTATTGCCCGAGCAACCGCTGGCGCTTCAGGCGCAGAGCTTGCCAATATTATCAACGAGGGTGCTTTGCGTGCTGTCAAATGTGGCAGAACACTTGTCAGCCAAAACGATCTGGAAGAAAGTGTCGAAGTGGTCATTGCAGGCTATCAGCGCAAGGGCGCGGTCATTGCTCCTAAGGAAAAGGAAATTATCGCTTACCACGAAATTGGCCACGCACTAGTAGCAGCAAAGCAGTCCGACTCTGCACCTGTGCATAAAATCACTATCATTCCCCGTACCTCTGGCGCACTCGGTTACACCATGCAGGTAGAGGAAAGCGAACACGTGCTGATGAGCAAAGAACAGGCTTTCAACAAGATCGTCACCTTTACCGGCGGTCGCACGGCAGAAGAGTTAATTTTTAATACCTTTACCTCTGGCGCAGCCAACGACATCGAACAGGTGACAAAGATCGCGAGAGCGATGGTGACACGATTCGGTATGAGCAAAAAGTTTGACATGATGGCTCTAGAAACAGTCAACAATCAATATCTTGGCGGCGATGCATCTCTGGCCTGTTCATCCGAGACAGCAACCAAGATTGACGAAGAGGTTCTGGCCATTATCAAGCAGGCACACGAAAAAGCAGCCGAAATTCTTAAAGACAACATAGATAAACTGCACGAGCTGGCTCGCTACTTGTTAGAAAAAGAAACCATTACCGGCGAAGAGTTTATGGAAATTCTCGCAGGCGAGCAAAATCCCCAGTCGGCGCTTAACAAGTAA
- a CDS encoding NAD(P)/FAD-dependent oxidoreductase, whose product MNIARTQPGEVVIIGAGVIGSAIAYYLTKHGIKPLLLDQCDVCSGSSGACDKAISMQSKNPGLHLSMAMESAAMFPGLGEELDDDIDYGSSGGMIAIENEQQMAIMENFVARQQALGLPVDLLSIEEARRHQPALSPSLLASTYSPADAEVSPLKLTFGFARAARKLGAIIHTGAKVTDIESSGGRVSGVVTSKGAFRADIIINAAGAYAPFIGRLVSLEIPIKPRRGQIIVTEAMPPTIFGTLWSARYIVAKHTPDLIRQEDPQAAELGVGLSLGQTQEGTLLIGGTRELVGYDSSTTPEALSTILRHAVNIVPGLKNIHIIRVFSGLRPYTPDGMPILGPTELAGFLMAAGHEGDGIALAPLTGKMMADYVAGGIESPAIQKLHLERFAQ is encoded by the coding sequence ATGAATATAGCGAGAACACAACCTGGAGAAGTTGTCATTATCGGCGCCGGAGTAATCGGCTCAGCCATCGCCTACTACTTGACGAAACACGGAATCAAGCCCCTGCTGCTAGATCAATGCGATGTTTGCAGTGGCTCATCTGGCGCCTGTGATAAGGCCATCAGTATGCAGTCGAAGAATCCCGGGCTGCATCTTTCCATGGCCATGGAGAGCGCGGCCATGTTTCCGGGACTGGGTGAAGAACTGGATGATGATATAGATTACGGATCCAGTGGCGGCATGATTGCCATCGAAAACGAGCAGCAAATGGCCATCATGGAAAACTTCGTCGCCAGACAGCAAGCACTCGGTCTACCGGTTGACTTGCTCTCTATCGAAGAAGCGCGGCGGCATCAGCCGGCGTTATCCCCTTCCCTGCTTGCGTCAACCTATAGTCCGGCTGACGCAGAGGTCAGCCCGCTGAAGCTGACTTTCGGCTTCGCGAGAGCGGCCAGAAAGTTAGGCGCCATCATTCATACCGGGGCGAAGGTGACAGATATTGAATCAAGCGGCGGCCGGGTCAGCGGCGTTGTAACTAGCAAGGGCGCCTTCCGCGCCGATATTATCATCAACGCCGCCGGCGCGTATGCACCTTTTATCGGCAGACTCGTCAGCCTTGAGATACCGATTAAACCCCGTCGCGGTCAAATCATCGTTACCGAAGCCATGCCGCCAACCATTTTCGGCACACTCTGGAGTGCCCGCTACATTGTTGCCAAACACACGCCAGATCTGATACGACAAGAAGACCCCCAAGCGGCAGAACTAGGCGTCGGGCTGTCCCTAGGCCAAACGCAGGAAGGAACTCTGCTCATTGGCGGCACGCGTGAGCTTGTTGGTTACGATTCGAGTACGACGCCAGAAGCTTTATCCACGATCTTACGTCATGCTGTCAATATCGTCCCTGGGCTGAAGAATATTCATATCATTCGGGTATTCTCCGGATTGCGTCCGTACACTCCAGATGGCATGCCCATTCTCGGCCCGACTGAATTGGCAGGATTCCTGATGGCTGCAGGACATGAGGGCGACGGCATTGCTCTGGCGCCGTTAACCGGCAAAATGATGGCCGACTATGTAGCCGGTGGCATTGAATCCCCCGCGATACAGAAACTTCACTTAGAAAGGTTTGCTCAGTAA
- a CDS encoding NADH-quinone oxidoreductase subunit I: MQSSLATDGYLSGDELSTVLPSQERMEKGPVAVIECIQDIPCNPCEAACPFHAISVGQPITSLPQLAVDKCSGCGACIAQCPGLAIFVVDASLSGEMGTVQMPYEYCPVPQAGEFVIGLDRSGHAVADAKVLKTTVSPRADKTVVVTIEAPKSTLNMIRGIRVKGGEEHG, from the coding sequence ATGCAATCTAGCCTGGCAACCGATGGTTATCTGTCCGGCGATGAACTATCCACAGTCTTACCCTCTCAGGAACGAATGGAAAAGGGCCCGGTCGCGGTGATCGAATGTATTCAAGATATTCCCTGCAATCCCTGTGAGGCAGCGTGTCCATTTCACGCCATCAGCGTCGGACAGCCTATCACCTCTCTGCCACAACTCGCCGTAGACAAGTGTTCCGGCTGCGGAGCCTGCATCGCCCAGTGTCCTGGCTTAGCCATTTTTGTCGTCGATGCTTCTCTGTCTGGCGAAATGGGTACTGTACAGATGCCGTATGAATACTGTCCTGTCCCTCAAGCCGGTGAATTTGTGATAGGGCTAGATCGCAGCGGTCATGCGGTGGCCGACGCGAAAGTGCTGAAAACAACCGTATCGCCAAGGGCTGACAAGACGGTTGTTGTAACCATTGAAGCGCCAAAATCAACCCTGAACATGATTCGCGGCATCCGGGTGAAAGGCGGGGAAGAACATGGCTGA
- a CDS encoding (2Fe-2S)-binding protein, with the protein MADDILICRCEEVCERKIREAIADGATTLTGVKRRTSAGMGLCQGRTCRRLISAMLTQQAGIDPANLEPPTTRPPVRPVKVDTLLTAKEGRIRP; encoded by the coding sequence ATGGCTGATGATATATTAATTTGCCGTTGCGAAGAAGTATGCGAGCGGAAAATACGGGAGGCTATTGCTGACGGCGCAACCACCCTTACCGGCGTTAAGCGGCGGACGAGCGCAGGCATGGGATTGTGTCAGGGACGGACTTGCCGCCGTCTGATCAGCGCGATGCTAACGCAGCAGGCCGGCATAGACCCGGCAAACCTTGAGCCTCCAACCACGCGACCGCCTGTACGCCCAGTGAAGGTCGATACCCTACTGACTGCAAAGGAAGGCAGGATAAGACCATGA
- a CDS encoding superoxide dismutase family protein — translation MNMEISCRAACAEMCGSELAPNLTGRVCFFDVRGGTWIEAEICGLPAYRAAGKDGQPIGPHGFHIHEGASCESAHAADPFTSAGGHWNPTNQPHGNHAGDFPVLFSNHGVAIMHFFTDRFSVEDVIDKTVIIHQNPDDYRSQPAGNSGKRLACGVIRLCSGCR, via the coding sequence ATGAATATGGAGATATCCTGCAGGGCTGCCTGTGCAGAGATGTGCGGCAGTGAACTGGCGCCAAATCTAACCGGCCGGGTTTGCTTTTTTGACGTTCGGGGCGGCACCTGGATAGAAGCAGAAATTTGTGGCTTACCAGCATATAGAGCTGCAGGGAAGGACGGTCAACCGATAGGGCCGCATGGCTTTCACATCCACGAGGGAGCTAGCTGTGAGTCAGCCCATGCAGCAGACCCGTTTACATCGGCGGGCGGTCATTGGAATCCAACAAATCAGCCCCACGGTAATCACGCTGGCGACTTTCCCGTTCTATTTTCAAATCATGGTGTGGCAATCATGCATTTCTTCACAGACCGCTTCTCAGTTGAAGACGTGATTGATAAGACTGTCATCATTCATCAGAATCCAGATGATTACCGCAGCCAGCCTGCAGGGAACTCTGGCAAGCGACTGGCCTGCGGGGTTATCCGGCTATGCAGCGGTTGCCGATAA
- a CDS encoding (2Fe-2S)-binding protein — translation MRVKEHPILSSLDRIPVVEIIVDGIAVPAREGESIAAALMALGRLKLRHTHKTSSPRGVFCGIGRCTDCVMTVDGQTNVRTCVTPVRAGMIVETQNKPDKGE, via the coding sequence GTGAGAGTAAAGGAACATCCCATACTCAGCAGTTTGGATAGAATACCAGTGGTGGAGATCATTGTAGACGGCATCGCCGTTCCTGCCCGGGAAGGCGAATCAATCGCCGCCGCCCTGATGGCGTTGGGAAGGCTAAAACTCCGCCATACCCATAAAACCAGCTCGCCGCGAGGCGTATTCTGCGGTATCGGACGCTGTACTGACTGCGTCATGACTGTGGATGGGCAGACGAATGTGCGAACCTGCGTTACCCCGGTACGCGCCGGCATGATCGTGGAAACCCAAAACAAACCAGACAAGGGGGAATAA
- a CDS encoding sodium:solute symporter family protein produces MSLSVGIWVITVLVCLLFVGISLKVKGEATASFANYAIAGGTLPLVFIFFTDFATIMGVGNFVGHTGKGYTEGLSWLSFILGEQGSKIIFGLVFAGFAGKFTYNTVAEMSDDLFFRDKWTRALVGFLSSIIMISWVAGQVKGFGNVFNVVTGVDPLPIIIFFSVIFITYTALGGMYSVIWIDLFQGGIVLVLASVFYYITFTNIDFSLAVLGQKLAAVGKGDLFSFSKVNPVIMVTNFVTASVGILAAQIYWQRCFAAKSGSIARRGIVISGCLALLFCCLSALTGMTILTLQPGLATDNVIPWYMNNHLPVWLGTIIFALMLVAGMSAADANLNSATVLIVNDLIRPFRPELNDAQLVKLATWLTVVVGIFACVVAMQASTIMGLFAKAYGMVGSGLVPLIILGLLWKERSGEAHEMGKKNSKITPWGARLGIISGVILSQITELGPNRVLIAITINFVVIYVVSLLTQDRSASTPQSVTK; encoded by the coding sequence GTGAGCTTAAGTGTCGGTATTTGGGTAATTACCGTGCTTGTGTGCCTACTTTTTGTTGGAATCTCCTTAAAGGTAAAAGGCGAAGCTACGGCTTCCTTTGCTAACTACGCCATTGCCGGTGGCACCCTGCCTCTTGTCTTCATCTTCTTCACAGACTTTGCAACGATCATGGGTGTTGGCAATTTTGTCGGGCACACCGGCAAGGGCTATACCGAAGGTCTAAGCTGGCTTTCCTTTATTCTCGGGGAGCAGGGCTCCAAGATTATTTTCGGTCTGGTTTTCGCCGGTTTCGCCGGCAAGTTTACCTACAACACCGTGGCGGAAATGTCTGACGACCTCTTTTTCCGCGATAAATGGACCCGGGCTCTGGTAGGCTTCCTGTCTTCCATCATTATGATCTCCTGGGTGGCCGGTCAAGTTAAAGGCTTCGGCAACGTTTTCAACGTGGTTACCGGGGTTGATCCTCTTCCCATCATCATTTTCTTCTCTGTCATCTTTATCACCTATACCGCATTGGGCGGCATGTATTCCGTAATCTGGATCGACCTGTTTCAGGGGGGTATCGTGCTGGTTCTTGCTTCTGTTTTCTACTACATCACCTTCACCAACATCGACTTCAGTCTTGCGGTCCTGGGCCAAAAATTAGCTGCCGTGGGCAAAGGGGACCTGTTCAGTTTCAGCAAGGTTAATCCAGTGATCATGGTTACCAACTTTGTCACGGCCAGTGTAGGAATCTTGGCTGCCCAGATATACTGGCAACGCTGCTTTGCCGCCAAAAGCGGCTCCATAGCCCGCCGGGGGATTGTAATCAGCGGCTGCCTGGCTCTGCTCTTTTGCTGCCTGTCCGCCCTGACCGGCATGACCATTCTTACCCTGCAACCAGGGCTGGCTACAGATAACGTCATTCCCTGGTACATGAACAATCATCTGCCCGTTTGGCTGGGCACTATCATCTTCGCACTCATGCTGGTGGCCGGCATGTCTGCAGCCGACGCCAACTTGAATTCTGCGACCGTCTTAATTGTCAACGACCTCATCAGGCCTTTCCGTCCCGAGCTGAATGACGCGCAACTCGTCAAACTGGCTACCTGGCTCACAGTCGTTGTCGGCATTTTCGCCTGCGTGGTGGCCATGCAAGCCTCCACTATCATGGGTCTCTTCGCCAAGGCTTACGGCATGGTGGGAAGCGGCTTGGTACCCCTGATCATTTTGGGCCTCTTATGGAAAGAGCGTAGCGGAGAAGCCCATGAAATGGGGAAAAAGAACAGCAAAATTACGCCTTGGGGCGCTCGCCTGGGAATTATCTCCGGCGTCATCCTGAGCCAGATCACTGAGTTGGGGCCCAATCGCGTCTTGATCGCCATCACCATTAACTTTGTGGTCATCTACGTCGTTTCCCTTCTCACCCAAGATCGCTCTGCTTCCACACCTCAATCAGTAACTAAATAA
- a CDS encoding MarR family winged helix-turn-helix transcriptional regulator — MNSMVFKKEMWDFLRTISEYMDSTFRPIVEEQGLTMMQTRILVEIKQIGHHTVGSVGTAIGLASGNASAMCKKLEKLGLIQRIRNPEDERCVNLTLTNLGVVTVQKIGDALEAKYGSFLENKPEDEFRAVIAGMKKLSSFIQEMSELSHK; from the coding sequence ATGAACAGCATGGTTTTTAAAAAAGAAATGTGGGACTTCTTACGAACGATTTCGGAATATATGGATAGTACGTTTCGTCCGATTGTCGAAGAGCAAGGTTTGACCATGATGCAGACCCGTATTCTTGTTGAAATTAAACAAATTGGACATCATACAGTAGGAAGCGTTGGCACCGCAATTGGCCTTGCCAGCGGCAATGCCTCTGCTATGTGCAAGAAATTAGAAAAATTGGGGCTTATACAACGTATTCGAAACCCAGAAGATGAACGCTGTGTAAATTTGACGCTCACTAATCTTGGCGTCGTAACAGTTCAAAAAATCGGCGATGCTCTAGAAGCAAAATATGGCTCCTTTTTGGAGAATAAACCAGAAGATGAGTTCAGAGCGGTTATTGCCGGAATGAAAAAGCTCAGTTCGTTTATTCAGGAAATGAGCGAACTGAGCCATAAGTAA
- the ytaF gene encoding sporulation membrane protein YtaF, translated as MLYVILLGFAVSFDALLAGVAYGVRKITVPFSSLLVVGAVTAVCTAVAMIAAQGTGMLIAPQSAVMIGAFLLLLIGLWSVFQEYLIKRLTPRRSDDLPQLRIKLGKLIVNILADPEAVDIDHSRSISPSEAIFLGLALGLDNMVATFAAELLGVLPLYTPLVMAVIQMGLIWSGITFASRLLPESVKERFPYLPGTLLIIMSVLRIVK; from the coding sequence ATGCTATATGTTATACTTTTGGGGTTTGCAGTAAGCTTTGACGCACTCCTAGCCGGAGTTGCTTATGGAGTAAGGAAAATTACCGTACCATTTAGTTCGTTGCTGGTCGTAGGAGCTGTGACTGCTGTATGCACAGCGGTCGCGATGATTGCCGCCCAGGGAACTGGCATGTTGATAGCTCCGCAATCGGCCGTCATGATCGGCGCGTTCCTGCTGTTGCTGATCGGTCTGTGGAGCGTATTTCAAGAGTACTTGATCAAACGGCTAACTCCAAGGCGATCAGATGACCTTCCCCAACTACGTATTAAGCTGGGAAAGCTTATCGTCAATATTCTTGCCGATCCTGAGGCCGTTGATATAGACCACTCCCGGTCAATCAGTCCATCAGAGGCGATTTTTCTCGGCCTTGCGTTAGGCTTAGATAATATGGTGGCAACGTTTGCCGCAGAATTGCTCGGAGTACTTCCCCTCTATACACCGTTAGTGATGGCCGTTATTCAGATGGGGTTGATTTGGAGCGGGATTACCTTTGCCAGTCGCTTACTCCCGGAAAGCGTGAAAGAACGCTTCCCCTACCTGCCGGGAACCCTGTTGATCATCATGAGTGTCCTGCGTATTGTCAAATAA